The DNA region GCGGGAACCCGTCAAAGCTGGTGGCGATAGCCGCCGGGGTTCCAGGTGTGTTGATAAGAATCGCGGGTACCGCGTCGCCATACATTGCACCGACATAGATGCCTGCGAGCATGATGAGGCCTGCGGTCGGAGCCATCGTGAAAGTAAACGGCACCAGTAGCGCGAGTCCCATCGTCGCAGTCAAGCCGGGCAGGGCGCCGAAAACGATGCCCGCGAACACACCGATAAAGAGGAAGAGCAAATTAGCCGGAACGAACACGTGTTCCAGGCCTGCGACGGCAAGATCGAACATTAGACCTCCCGGAAGTGAATCTCACTTTCCATGCAGATATCCGGCAGGAGGGGCCATCCACCAGGACGGCCCCCTGCCGGACTTTTATCGGGTACTCTACTTCTTGAACTTCTCCACAACAGGCTTCCAGTCTTCAACCTTCTGCTGGATGTACTCAGCGGCTTGCTGCGCATCCAAGGCCATGGGGACAAAGCCGTCCCGGAGCATTTGCTCCTGCACCTTGGGATCATTGGCGATCTTCAGGAAAGCGTCCTGGAGCACCTTGATCTTCTCATCCGGGGTTCCGGGAGGGGCACCGGCGCCACGGTCAATGGAAGCGTAGAGGTTGTAGCCCAGCGACTCAAAGGTGGGGACATCGGGCATGGGAGCGAAAGGCTCCTTGGTGCCGAAGGCCAGTACACGGAGCTTGTCCGCGTGCTGATACAGGTCGTTGGAGTTACCCCACAGAGCCTGAACGTGGCCGCCCAGGAACGCGGCCACTGCGGGCGCGGCGCCCTTGTAGGGAACGTACGTGGTCTCGATGCCGGCCTTTTCCTGCAGCTGCAGGTTGGCGATGTGGTGACCGGACCAGGTGCCGGAGCCGCCCGTAACCACGGCGCCGGGGTTGGCTTTGGCGTACTGGATCAGGTCATCCAGAGTCTTGAACTGCGAATCCTTGAGTACGGCGAGCCCGATCGGAGTGGTCTGGAAGAAAGCGATGGGCTTGATCTGGG from Oceanidesulfovibrio marinus includes:
- a CDS encoding Bug family tripartite tricarboxylate transporter substrate binding protein, with translation MKKLIVMALAFSLVLGLGLIAHAEDYPSEPITYTIPFNPGGQSDLEARRQQPMLEDILGTSVIIQYKPGGGGSVGWAELTRSKPDGYTIAGINVPHIVLQPLARGNAGFETSQIKPIAFFQTTPIGLAVLKDSQFKTLDDLIQYAKANPGAVVTGGSGTWSGHHIANLQLQEKAGIETTYVPYKGAAPAVAAFLGGHVQALWGNSNDLYQHADKLRVLAFGTKEPFAPMPDVPTFESLGYNLYASIDRGAGAPPGTPDEKIKVLQDAFLKIANDPKVQEQMLRDGFVPMALDAQQAAEYIQQKVEDWKPVVEKFKK